The nucleotide sequence GTACCCAGACAAATGTCATGGTAGACGGGTGGACATACAGCCCAGAGCACCTGAGAACAGGGGACAGGATTCTTTTGGTTGATGATATTTTTGATACCGGAAAAACGGTCAATGCATTGGCGGAAATCATCATGCGCAAGGGTATTCCTCGTGAGGATTTGAAGATTGCAGTCTTCGATTACAAGGTTCCTCTCTACAAGAAGGAAGAACCATTGCCGGTACAACCTGACTATTACTGTCGTAAACACATTCTCAACAGTCCGGATGACGAGAGATGGATACATTACAACTGTCATGAATTCTTAGGCCTTAGTAGCCAGGAGATTGATCAGCAGTTCCAGGATGAAGAGGTCAGGAATATTCTCCATGAGGTGAGGGGAGACTGAACCGAATTATTCGGAGAATAGATATTTCAGGAAGGTAATAATCGCTTCCTTGTTTGGAGCACTTTCTGGGATAACCAGTACTGAAGCATCGGAATTGGCATACCTGCTTTCTTCAAGATTGAGCAGGTATGATTTTTTTTGTCCATTACTGTCCTCAGCCATTTCCAGATATGGGGTGATGATCTCAAGCGAGGGATACGCTGCCACCAATGCAGAGAGATCAGTCATGGGTAAACCGGAAATGTAATGCTCTGCGACATAAGGTGGTGCTATCAGGATATCAAGTTCCTTGGCTGCCATGTAGGCATAAATCTTAGAAAGACTCGATTCAATATATCGGTCAGCGCTCCCAAAAACCACATAGAGAGAATCATCTACAATAATCCTTTGATTCTTCTGAATGTTGAACACTCTTCCAAGCTCCTTTTCCAGAGAGCTTGCTTTGAAAACATCTTGTTCATCATTGGTCACAAACAGTTGTAAAACAATTTCCTTTTGTCTCTGAATAAACAAATCACCGATATATACTCCGACCAGTAGAATCAGAACGACGAGTATAACTAGTGATTTTGATGAAAATGTCTTGAATGTACCTCTTAGAATCATTATTGGTTGCCTCATGTTCCTAAACTCCCTATCATAGTACGGTGAATAGAGGGGAATTACTATGAATATCAATACGATTTTTGATCCTGATAACGTTGTATGGGCTTTTTTGCTGAAGCTGTACTATTTGGCCTTTGCAGGATTGCTTTGGTTTATATCCAGCCTCCCCATTATTACCATTGGTGCTGCTACAGTGAGTCTCTATTCATACTGTTTCAATGTACTGGATGGTAATGAAGGGTACGTTGTCAGGACCTTCTTCTCAACGTTCAAGCGCGTATTTCTGCAAGCTACTATTGTATTTCTCCTAATCGCCGTATGTTTAGCCTTTCTGGTTTTTGATGCTTGGTTTTTTCTACAGCAGATCCCAATGCTTTTCTTTGTAGCTATAAGTCTCATGCTATTGGTATTAGTTGGATCGGTACATGTATTTCCCTTGCTTTCTAGAAAACAACAGTCTTTGAAAACTCTACTTGCTTCTTCATGTATCTTGGGATTCAAGCATCTTCCAATAAGCATTACTATTCTCGTAATTGCTGGATTACACACTCTTTCTGTATATTATGCTCCAGTAACCATCCTGTTTTCAGCAGGATTGGCCTGTGCACTTTCAACAATGTTTATACGAGCACTGTATATTCGTATCGGTATCTAAAACAGTATTACTACAATTTTATATATTCGTTGGTCATATCAATACATTTGTTTAATATTGATTAATATATAAAAATTTTTACATATATTCTTTACACATCTTTATCATTATATTAACAAATTTTCTTTGACATATGGGAGTAGAGAACGTAGACTTACTGATGGGATAACCCCACACTAGGAGGAAAAACATGAAAAAATTGCTACTTCTTATGACTATCTCATTAGTCGCAATAGGTATGCTCTTCGCCGGTGGTGCAACAGAAACAGCCGCTCCTGCAAAAGCAGCTGTATCATACGAAGTAACCGAACCGATCACGATCGAATGGTGGCATGCTCTTGAACAACAGTATTGGCCGTTGGTTGATGAGATTGTTGGAGATTTCAACAACAGTGATTCTTTGGTTACTGTGGAAGCAAAATACATTGGTAACTATGCTACCGTAAACGAAACCTTGGTTGCTGCTCATGCAGCTGGAAGTGGTCTTCCTGCTCTTACTGTAGCAAACACTCCTTATGTTGCTGAATATGGTAAAGGAGGACTTACTGAAGATCTTACCCCTTACATTGAAGCAACTGGGTATGATATTGATGACTTCGGTGAAGGTATGATTGCAGCAACCAGTTATGAAGGCAAGCAAGTAACACTACCATTTCTTATTTCCACACAGGTTATTTACTATAACAAGACCATGGCGGACAAGGAAGGTATTGTTATTCCAAAGAAAATTGCTGATCTTGATGCTTTCATGAAGAAAGCAAGCAAAGTATCCAGTGATGGTACTACAGATCGTTGGGCGATCATCATCCCAGGTTGGGACCAATGGTACTTTGAACCAATGTACCTCAACAGTGGTGTAAAGATTGTCAATGAAGATCGTGTAAGTACAGATCTTGCCGGCCCTATCTCTGTTGATCTCACTAAAAAGTTCCAGAATTGGGTCAATAATGGGTATACCTATTGGGCAAGTGGCACGAGTGCCTCTTCAAATATGAGACAAAATTTTGTCGATCAGAAGACATTCTCTGTTATTCATACCAGTAGCTTGTATAATCTGTATACTGGTTTGATTGGTGACAATTTCGAGCTTGGCATGGCTTGGCTCCCATCTGGGGATACCAAGATCAGTGAGATTGGTGGAAGTGTTCTGCTGATTCCTGCAAAGAATGACCAGAAGACCAAGAACGCTGCTTGGGAATTCCTGCAGTACCTGATTGGTAAGAATGTTAACATGAAGTGGGCAGATGGCACTGGTTACATCCCAACGAGAAACTCAGTTCTTTCTAGTTCTGAAGGGGATGAGTTCTTGGAGAGAAAACCTGCCTTCAAGGCCATTTTTGACAATCTTGATGAGATTAATCCTAGAATCCAGCATCCAGGTTGGAACCAATTGGCAACTATCTGGAAATCATATCTTGACCAGATCATGATCGAGGGTGTGGATGTAGAATCCAATCTTGAATATATGGCTGAAGAGATTGATGAGGTTCTTGCAGACTCTGAGTAATGTGTCTTCATTATGTTTTGCCGTCTGGTGCAGTGATGTACCGGCGGCATTCTCTTGCGAATAAGGAATGCTTGGTACCATGAAACAACGTACTCCACTACAACGACGTATAGAATCAGGAAAAGACTTTGCAACGGTTCTTCCTGCATTACTGTTTTTGGGGCTGTTTATTTACTATCCAGTAGTACAGGTAGTAAGAATCAGTTTCACCAATTGGAATTTGATTAATGATAACTATAAATATGTGGGACTGAAGAACTGGATATGGTTGTTTCAGGGATCTGGCACAAAGTATCTCTTGAATTCCTTGAAAGTTACAGCGCTTTTTACCCTTGGAGAACTTACCATCACGATTGTTGGGGGTATGATCTTTGCGCTTATCATGAACAGAATCACTGCATCTTTTTCCGTCATGCGTGCTTTGGTATTTCTTCCAAAATATGTTGCTATGTCCAGTGCAGCTGTTGTTTTTATCTGGATATTGAACACACAGAACGGTATTCTTAACTTTTTCATTGAACAGTTCGGGGGAGAGCGCGTCAATTGGTTGGGTGACCGGAATCGTGCACTGCTGTCTATTCTCATGCTTACTGGATGGAGAACGGTGGGCTATGGCATGATGATCTATATTGCCTCAATGCGAGGTATCAGCAAAAATTACTATGAAGCTGCATCAATTGATGGTGCAAGCAAGTGGATCCAATTTTCAAGAATCACTCTACCTCTTCTCTCTCCCACTACACTTTTCCTTTTTGTGACAACTTTTATCTCTGCTATGAAGGTATTCCAATCGGTAGATGTACTTACTTCTGGAGGGCCGTATCGTTCCACTGAAGTGATTGTTTTCATGATCTACAAGTATGCAATGGAAGATTTCCGAATGGATCGTGCATCCACCATTGCAGTAGTCTTCTTCCTCGTGCTGCTAGCTATCACCGCTGCTACGATGAGAATATCCAACAAGAGGGTGAACTATGATGCATGAAGAAA is from uncultured Sphaerochaeta sp. and encodes:
- a CDS encoding phosphoribosyltransferase family protein, which gives rise to MVIKEFITCDDIRDSALKLAHQMYKEDHFVPDIIYASLRGGAYMANVFSEYYKMVRIREQGRPVFYAAVVARSYGYLRTQTNVMVDGWTYSPEHLRTGDRILLVDDIFDTGKTVNALAEIIMRKGIPREDLKIAVFDYKVPLYKKEEPLPVQPDYYCRKHILNSPDDERWIHYNCHEFLGLSSQEIDQQFQDEEVRNILHEVRGD
- a CDS encoding YesL family protein, with product MNINTIFDPDNVVWAFLLKLYYLAFAGLLWFISSLPIITIGAATVSLYSYCFNVLDGNEGYVVRTFFSTFKRVFLQATIVFLLIAVCLAFLVFDAWFFLQQIPMLFFVAISLMLLVLVGSVHVFPLLSRKQQSLKTLLASSCILGFKHLPISITILVIAGLHTLSVYYAPVTILFSAGLACALSTMFIRALYIRIGI
- a CDS encoding extracellular solute-binding protein; translation: MKKLLLLMTISLVAIGMLFAGGATETAAPAKAAVSYEVTEPITIEWWHALEQQYWPLVDEIVGDFNNSDSLVTVEAKYIGNYATVNETLVAAHAAGSGLPALTVANTPYVAEYGKGGLTEDLTPYIEATGYDIDDFGEGMIAATSYEGKQVTLPFLISTQVIYYNKTMADKEGIVIPKKIADLDAFMKKASKVSSDGTTDRWAIIIPGWDQWYFEPMYLNSGVKIVNEDRVSTDLAGPISVDLTKKFQNWVNNGYTYWASGTSASSNMRQNFVDQKTFSVIHTSSLYNLYTGLIGDNFELGMAWLPSGDTKISEIGGSVLLIPAKNDQKTKNAAWEFLQYLIGKNVNMKWADGTGYIPTRNSVLSSSEGDEFLERKPAFKAIFDNLDEINPRIQHPGWNQLATIWKSYLDQIMIEGVDVESNLEYMAEEIDEVLADSE
- a CDS encoding sugar ABC transporter permease, with protein sequence MKQRTPLQRRIESGKDFATVLPALLFLGLFIYYPVVQVVRISFTNWNLINDNYKYVGLKNWIWLFQGSGTKYLLNSLKVTALFTLGELTITIVGGMIFALIMNRITASFSVMRALVFLPKYVAMSSAAVVFIWILNTQNGILNFFIEQFGGERVNWLGDRNRALLSILMLTGWRTVGYGMMIYIASMRGISKNYYEAASIDGASKWIQFSRITLPLLSPTTLFLFVTTFISAMKVFQSVDVLTSGGPYRSTEVIVFMIYKYAMEDFRMDRASTIAVVFFLVLLAITAATMRISNKRVNYDA